A stretch of the Filimonas lacunae genome encodes the following:
- a CDS encoding glycoside hydrolase family 43 protein produces MKFMLRSLLLLLMPACLFAQPKPKKYRAKDMSAYLMVYFKDADHSLHFALSKDGHSFTDVNKGEAVIKGDTISEQKGIRDPYIYRAPDGMFYMALTDLHIYAQKEGLRNTLWERDAEKYGWGNNRGIVLMKSADLIHWSHTVLRVDTAFPELADIGCAWAPELIYDDVNKKTMMYFTVRFGNGKCKVYYTYMNKEFTAMETLPKPIFEHPKGKEYIDADITKVGTKYHMFYASHDAPSNIKQAVSDSLTSGYVYDSTRVDSEKGGDEAPTVYKLIGENKWILVYDIYSIKPHNFGFSETADFVTFKNLGHFNEGVMKSTNFTSPKHPAIIQITQKEALRIADNWKMEMTF; encoded by the coding sequence ATGAAATTTATGCTTCGTTCACTATTGCTGCTGTTGATGCCGGCTTGCTTGTTTGCTCAACCTAAACCAAAAAAATACCGGGCAAAAGACATGAGCGCTTACCTGATGGTTTATTTTAAAGACGCTGATCATAGCTTGCATTTCGCTTTAAGTAAAGATGGACACAGTTTTACCGATGTAAATAAAGGAGAAGCGGTAATTAAAGGTGACACTATTTCTGAACAAAAAGGAATTCGTGATCCCTACATCTATCGTGCACCTGACGGCATGTTTTATATGGCGCTGACGGATCTACACATTTATGCGCAAAAAGAAGGACTGCGTAATACTTTGTGGGAGCGTGATGCTGAAAAATACGGATGGGGCAATAACCGGGGTATTGTTTTAATGAAATCTGCCGATCTGATACATTGGTCGCATACTGTACTGCGTGTAGACACTGCATTTCCGGAACTGGCCGATATTGGTTGTGCCTGGGCGCCTGAGCTGATTTATGACGATGTGAACAAAAAGACGATGATGTATTTTACGGTACGCTTTGGTAATGGCAAATGCAAGGTGTATTATACCTATATGAATAAGGAATTCACAGCGATGGAAACATTGCCCAAACCTATCTTCGAACATCCCAAAGGAAAAGAATATATTGATGCTGATATTACTAAAGTTGGGACTAAATATCATATGTTTTATGCATCACACGATGCGCCATCCAATATCAAGCAGGCGGTTTCCGATTCGTTGACCAGTGGGTATGTTTATGATTCAACAAGGGTAGATTCTGAGAAAGGAGGAGATGAAGCGCCAACGGTATACAAACTAATTGGCGAAAATAAATGGATATTGGTTTACGATATATACAGTATCAAGCCGCATAATTTCGGTTTTAGCGAAACAGCTGATTTTGTAACGTTTAAAAACCTGGGGCATTTCAACGAAGGAGTTATGAAGTCTACCAACTTTACAAGCCCTAAACACCCGGCGATTATCCAAATCACCCAAAAAGAAGCCTTACGTATAGCTGACAACTGGAAAATGGAAATGACCTTTTAA
- a CDS encoding glycine-rich domain-containing protein yields MTETQIALWNRIQAFQLDDAEAAFTFSHRLAAENGWSRPYTLRVIEEYKRFLFLCCTSKTPVTPSDAVDQAWHLHLVYTRSYWNELCGQVLQRELHHGPTKGGKAEAEKFDGMYTLLKELYKEAFSEEPPGDIWLDNEERFKRARFQRINRNDYWMWRKPVIEKRSIVQAVFGLILIGLFVKANDIFAFVVFIGIVILIILAEKARGKRNNDGSGCGGGSCGGDIGSGHGSHGSHGSDGGHGCSSHGCSSGCNSGCSGCGGGGCGGCGGGD; encoded by the coding sequence ATGACGGAAACCCAAATTGCATTATGGAACCGTATTCAGGCATTTCAGTTAGACGATGCTGAAGCTGCCTTTACTTTCTCACACCGCCTGGCAGCCGAAAATGGCTGGAGCAGGCCCTATACCCTTCGGGTGATAGAAGAATACAAACGCTTTCTTTTTCTATGCTGCACCAGCAAAACTCCCGTAACACCCTCCGATGCTGTAGATCAGGCATGGCACCTGCACCTGGTATATACGCGCAGTTACTGGAACGAATTATGTGGCCAGGTGCTGCAACGCGAACTGCATCACGGCCCTACCAAAGGCGGTAAAGCGGAAGCCGAAAAGTTTGATGGCATGTACACCCTGCTAAAAGAGCTGTACAAAGAAGCCTTCTCCGAAGAGCCGCCAGGCGATATATGGCTCGATAACGAAGAGCGGTTTAAACGGGCGCGCTTTCAGCGCATTAACCGTAACGATTACTGGATGTGGCGAAAGCCGGTGATTGAAAAACGGAGCATAGTACAGGCGGTATTTGGTTTGATTTTGATAGGCCTGTTTGTGAAAGCGAATGATATATTCGCTTTTGTTGTTTTTATAGGAATCGTGATTCTTATTATCCTGGCTGAGAAAGCCCGGGGCAAAAGAAATAATGATGGCAGTGGTTGCGGTGGTGGTAGTTGCGGTGGCGATATCGGTAGTGGACATGGTAGTCACGGCTCGCATGGTAGTGATGGCGGCCACGGTTGTAGTAGTCATGGCTGTAGTAGTGGCTGCAACAGCGGATGTAGCGGATGTGGTGGAGGTGGCTGTGGTGGTTGCGGCGGGGGGGATTAA
- a CDS encoding cation:proton antiporter yields MNKIDTSEMARDMENYVIILILLGLMVILSALAERMKIAAPIVLIIVGIAVGFIPGMPVIQIDSEIIFLLFLPPLLYDASFKIHYPQFKANSYMISKLAFTLVFATTIGIAVVAHFLIPGMTWPLAFLLGSILAPTDAVAAINITKGLGLSPLTNTVLEGESLLNDASALVAFKFSLAALSGTSFVLWNASVSFVLLLAGGFAVGLVLSKMVGFILKMIKNNGTAVLSLVLLSPFVTYLVAEKIHTSGVIAVVTLGISLSRLASSRFPDKLKVQSEAIWDMITFLLNGLVFILIGLELPIAVKALSTNQLLLYSFYGFIITVTALVLRTFSVFGNKRRLDKAFVKNHMRSSKRIIPESVLLSIQESLIISWSGMRGIISLSLAIGLPAALNNGEEFPLKNTIIFITTVVVLLTIVGQGLILPFIVKKEIRDIQLIPQQPMETDVS; encoded by the coding sequence ATGAATAAAATTGACACCAGTGAAATGGCCAGAGATATGGAGAACTATGTAATTATACTGATACTGCTGGGCTTAATGGTAATATTAAGTGCGTTGGCAGAAAGAATGAAGATTGCCGCGCCTATTGTGTTGATTATCGTGGGCATTGCTGTCGGCTTTATACCGGGCATGCCGGTGATACAGATTGATTCTGAAATTATTTTCCTGCTGTTTTTGCCACCCTTGTTATACGATGCCTCTTTTAAAATTCACTATCCGCAATTCAAGGCCAATTCGTATATGATTTCCAAACTGGCTTTTACACTGGTGTTTGCTACCACCATTGGCATTGCGGTAGTGGCCCACTTCCTGATACCTGGCATGACCTGGCCGCTGGCCTTTCTGCTGGGTTCCATCTTAGCGCCTACAGATGCAGTGGCCGCTATCAATATTACCAAAGGCCTGGGCCTATCTCCTTTAACCAACACAGTACTGGAAGGAGAAAGCCTGCTGAACGACGCCTCGGCACTGGTTGCTTTTAAATTTTCCCTGGCTGCTTTATCAGGTACCAGCTTTGTGTTATGGAACGCCTCCGTTTCGTTTGTACTATTACTGGCAGGTGGGTTTGCTGTGGGCCTGGTACTGTCTAAAATGGTAGGCTTTATATTAAAAATGATAAAGAACAACGGTACTGCGGTATTAAGCCTGGTGCTGCTATCACCATTTGTTACCTACCTGGTAGCGGAAAAAATACACACCTCGGGCGTAATAGCAGTAGTTACCCTAGGCATCAGCCTGTCGCGCCTGGCCAGTTCCCGGTTTCCGGATAAACTAAAAGTGCAGTCGGAAGCCATCTGGGATATGATCACCTTTTTGCTGAACGGCCTGGTATTTATATTAATAGGTTTGGAGCTACCCATTGCAGTAAAAGCCCTTTCTACCAACCAGCTTTTGCTGTATAGTTTCTACGGCTTCATTATCACCGTAACCGCACTGGTGCTGCGCACCTTCAGTGTGTTTGGCAATAAAAGGCGGTTAGACAAAGCCTTTGTAAAAAACCATATGCGTAGCAGCAAAAGGATCATTCCCGAATCTGTATTGCTAAGTATACAGGAAAGCCTTATTATCAGCTGGTCGGGTATGCGGGGTATTATCTCCCTTTCGCTGGCTATCGGTTTACCTGCCGCCCTGAACAATGGCGAAGAATTCCCGTTAAAGAATACCATTATTTTTATCACCACAGTGGTAGTACTGTTAACCATTGTAGGGCAGGGATTGATTTTACCTTTTATCGTGAAAAAAGAAATCAGGGATATACAGCTAATTCCGCAGCAGCCAATGGAAACTGATGTTTCTTAA
- a CDS encoding DUF4242 domain-containing protein, with amino-acid sequence MKKFIHYNVLSLVFLLLFTIAGKAQTTTTSSTTQKQPVMKMYVIEREIPGIGQFTPAQLKGASQTSCKVLNEIGPKIEWIQSYVTCNKLYCIYKAENEELIREHAKKGGFPANSISEVSGIISPATATGN; translated from the coding sequence ATGAAAAAGTTCATTCATTACAACGTACTGTCTCTTGTCTTTTTACTACTGTTTACCATTGCAGGAAAAGCGCAAACCACCACCACTTCATCCACCACCCAAAAACAACCAGTTATGAAAATGTATGTGATTGAAAGGGAAATACCAGGCATTGGACAATTTACACCAGCGCAGTTAAAAGGCGCTTCCCAGACCTCCTGCAAGGTACTGAACGAAATAGGCCCTAAAATTGAATGGATCCAAAGCTATGTAACCTGCAATAAACTGTATTGTATATACAAGGCAGAAAACGAAGAACTGATCAGAGAGCACGCTAAAAAGGGCGGCTTCCCGGCAAACTCCATATCTGAGGTATCAGGCATTATCAGCCCTGCCACAGCTACCGGTAATTAA
- a CDS encoding GNAT family N-acetyltransferase: protein MLIFDKSVVAYAINNLNISSVELNVYDWNTPAIRCYEKVGFVLVPEKYTTINVNGEEWKSVNMIFKGSLSNQ, encoded by the coding sequence ATGCTGATTTTTGATAAATCAGTAGTTGCTTATGCTATCAATAACCTTAATATCTCATCTGTAGAATTAAATGTGTACGACTGGAATACCCCGGCGATCAGGTGTTATGAAAAAGTGGGTTTCGTTTTAGTGCCTGAGAAATACACCACTATCAATGTCAATGGGGAGGAGTGGAAATCAGTAAATATGATTTTTAAAGGGAGCCTGAGTAATCAGTAA
- a CDS encoding endonuclease/exonuclease/phosphatase family protein: protein MATKLFSFRKLSLLFLFVIGVITAGYSQQLTVGTFNLRGDFVTDTGNLWTDRKLLVKAQIDKYQFDILGLQETLPAMAGYLVGALPRFDSLGMFSQVNIGILYNTERVLLQSSGQFWLSPTPDVESIGWDAKFKRACIWARFKDRKTSQEFYVFNTHFDHVGAVARTNSAALVLQRIASIAGNTPAMFMGDLNATQYDSIYTSLNNAGLLKDCYNLAYRNLERERGTTSDFDMYLRNKKRIDHIFLTNTLQASEYNVLTDTYNGKTASDHYAVLAKIGWKYNEQGDLYRQFPEDFEQANPYKETYTAAEVTFRTGPWLLNNVRMGGSSANDQPTSGLYGARMINNNTASCYLQMNFDVTEGASKVTVQHNVYNGDTICKWQLEYSKDQGVSWLPAGPVMATNQTTKQQAVFIMDIAGSVRFRVNKLGIGSSNNGRLCVDDFTIYKRKNVTGEKENKVLLGWQLGTPLSTGRQDSAVASFTDAGMEASVLKRGVGWRTITSTGAAISLPGSFAAAATVATGDYATDTAMAIANNLYLQFQVKPRAGNGISLSTLNVRFAASKAGTKTGYWKYSLDGTTYKALAKSFEINNTGGSSISSINLSSCADLQHMPAGKAVYFRLYINGVDATDELVGIGVSNGTASDGYVLSVSGEMELSPATKMVAWQFATPAATGGEATVPASVVDTAVVASVLERGAGLKPVSNATGDTLILSRAFVSSTGVASTTEVTDTAVAIKNNMYFGYSFTVKAGYKVSLYNLNYRIRISAGGAKVWHWKYSLDSVNFTNLAMPVILTAATDSEGDIQPVIDLSGMSALQNIPANTTVYFRLYTNGSNTTTGTTAIGRSAAVTSDDYALSVVGSAEVVAPGEKIIAWQLASPSTTGEEASVNATTIHSAVTATPLVRGAGFNATTLSRAFAALAATVSSADVADTAIAVAGNLYFSTSFTPKAGKTVSLSGLDYKIRISAHGAKVWYWKYSLDGVHFSKLANPFTIGAATSTEGKFMPHMDVSAIPGLQHIPAGTTVTFRLYANGTDNATGSTSIGRSTTASEDVLWFSGSVASTTVSASTARTAQVVSEEQQPASVMHVSVAPNQVYVAIETEKASQSQLVLYDMLGRRLLAKQLSVVAGKNNFSIPVSVKPGVYIVTVYSASGQKRSKKVFCGY, encoded by the coding sequence ATGGCTACAAAGCTGTTTTCATTTCGGAAACTATCCCTGTTATTCCTGTTTGTTATCGGTGTGATAACAGCGGGCTACAGTCAGCAATTGACTGTGGGCACTTTTAATCTTCGTGGCGATTTTGTCACCGACACCGGCAATCTTTGGACGGATCGCAAACTGCTGGTAAAAGCGCAGATAGATAAATACCAGTTTGATATATTGGGCCTACAGGAAACTTTGCCTGCTATGGCCGGGTACCTGGTAGGGGCTTTGCCACGGTTTGATAGCCTGGGTATGTTTAGCCAGGTGAATATAGGTATACTGTATAATACAGAAAGGGTGCTGCTGCAAAGCAGCGGGCAGTTCTGGCTTTCGCCCACGCCTGATGTGGAAAGCATTGGCTGGGATGCTAAATTTAAAAGAGCCTGTATATGGGCCAGGTTTAAAGACCGGAAAACCAGTCAGGAATTTTATGTGTTTAATACCCATTTTGATCATGTAGGGGCTGTAGCCCGTACCAATAGCGCTGCTTTAGTATTGCAGCGGATAGCAAGTATAGCGGGTAATACACCTGCTATGTTCATGGGCGATTTAAATGCCACGCAATATGATTCTATTTATACTTCTCTGAATAACGCGGGATTACTGAAAGATTGTTATAACCTGGCTTACCGGAACCTGGAAAGAGAAAGAGGTACCACCAGTGATTTTGATATGTATCTCCGGAACAAGAAGCGAATAGATCATATCTTTTTAACCAATACGCTTCAGGCCAGCGAGTACAATGTACTTACAGATACATATAATGGCAAAACAGCTTCTGATCATTATGCAGTGTTAGCTAAAATAGGCTGGAAATACAATGAGCAGGGCGATTTATACCGCCAGTTTCCGGAAGACTTTGAACAGGCAAATCCTTACAAAGAAACCTATACTGCTGCAGAAGTGACCTTTAGAACAGGCCCCTGGTTATTGAATAATGTGCGTATGGGTGGCAGTAGTGCCAACGACCAGCCTACCAGTGGTTTGTACGGTGCGCGTATGATTAACAATAACACGGCATCCTGTTATTTGCAGATGAACTTTGATGTTACAGAAGGGGCTTCTAAAGTTACTGTGCAGCATAATGTGTATAATGGCGATACTATCTGTAAATGGCAACTGGAATATTCGAAAGATCAGGGTGTCAGCTGGTTGCCTGCAGGGCCGGTGATGGCTACTAATCAAACCACGAAGCAGCAAGCCGTTTTTATAATGGATATAGCGGGTAGTGTACGTTTCAGAGTGAATAAGCTGGGGATAGGGAGTTCTAATAATGGTCGCTTGTGTGTGGATGACTTTACTATTTACAAACGCAAAAATGTGACGGGAGAAAAGGAGAATAAGGTATTGTTGGGCTGGCAATTGGGAACACCGTTATCTACCGGGCGGCAGGATAGTGCTGTTGCCAGTTTCACAGATGCGGGCATGGAAGCGTCTGTATTAAAAAGAGGGGTAGGTTGGAGAACAATAACCAGCACCGGGGCAGCCATCAGTTTGCCTGGCAGTTTTGCTGCTGCGGCTACTGTTGCTACCGGCGATTATGCTACTGATACTGCAATGGCTATAGCAAACAATCTATACCTGCAGTTTCAGGTAAAACCCAGGGCGGGAAATGGAATTTCTTTATCAACGTTAAATGTGCGTTTCGCTGCTAGTAAAGCGGGTACTAAAACAGGATATTGGAAATATAGCCTGGATGGTACTACGTATAAAGCATTGGCTAAGTCTTTTGAAATAAATAACACAGGCGGTAGTTCTATCAGTTCTATCAATCTGTCGTCCTGTGCCGATTTGCAGCATATGCCGGCTGGTAAAGCGGTGTATTTTCGTTTATATATCAATGGTGTGGATGCTACAGATGAGTTGGTGGGCATAGGTGTTTCAAACGGTACTGCTTCGGATGGATATGTGCTTTCGGTAAGTGGTGAGATGGAATTGTCACCTGCTACTAAAATGGTGGCCTGGCAGTTTGCCACTCCTGCTGCAACAGGTGGTGAAGCAACGGTGCCGGCGTCTGTTGTGGATACCGCAGTAGTTGCAAGTGTGTTGGAGCGTGGGGCAGGATTGAAGCCGGTAAGTAATGCTACAGGGGATACATTGATATTGTCGAGGGCGTTTGTTTCATCAACAGGTGTTGCTTCCACTACCGAAGTGACTGATACGGCAGTGGCGATAAAGAACAATATGTATTTCGGTTATAGCTTCACGGTAAAGGCGGGTTATAAAGTGTCTCTGTACAACCTCAACTACCGTATTCGCATCAGCGCCGGCGGGGCAAAAGTGTGGCATTGGAAATACAGTCTGGATAGTGTGAATTTTACTAACCTGGCTATGCCGGTAATATTAACCGCGGCAACCGATAGTGAAGGGGATATACAACCGGTAATAGATTTGTCGGGAATGTCTGCGTTGCAAAACATACCGGCCAATACTACTGTTTACTTCCGTTTATATACCAATGGTTCTAATACCACTACCGGCACCACGGCTATTGGCAGGTCGGCAGCTGTTACCAGCGACGATTATGCGTTATCGGTAGTGGGTAGTGCTGAAGTGGTAGCGCCCGGAGAAAAGATAATAGCCTGGCAACTGGCCAGCCCTTCCACTACAGGGGAGGAAGCCAGTGTAAATGCCACCACTATCCATAGTGCGGTTACCGCAACGCCACTGGTACGGGGGGCGGGTTTTAATGCCACAACGTTATCAAGAGCATTTGCCGCGCTTGCTGCTACCGTGTCTTCTGCTGATGTGGCTGACACTGCTATAGCAGTAGCTGGCAACCTGTATTTTAGTACCAGCTTCACGCCGAAGGCGGGTAAAACGGTAAGCCTTAGCGGACTGGATTATAAAATAAGGATCAGCGCGCATGGTGCTAAAGTGTGGTATTGGAAATATAGCCTGGATGGTGTTCATTTCAGTAAGTTGGCTAACCCTTTTACGATAGGTGCTGCCACCTCCACAGAAGGGAAGTTTATGCCGCATATGGATGTGTCAGCTATTCCTGGTTTGCAGCATATTCCGGCAGGCACTACGGTTACTTTCCGGTTATACGCCAACGGAACGGATAATGCTACAGGGTCTACTTCTATAGGTCGCTCAACAACCGCTTCGGAAGATGTGCTTTGGTTCAGCGGCAGCGTTGCCAGCACTACCGTATCTGCTTCCACGGCAAGAACTGCCCAGGTGGTAAGTGAAGAGCAGCAACCGGCATCGGTCATGCATGTATCGGTGGCTCCTAACCAGGTATATGTGGCAATAGAAACTGAAAAAGCCAGTCAAAGCCAGTTAGTACTGTATGATATGCTGGGTAGAAGGTTGTTGGCTAAACAACTGAGCGTAGTTGCCGGTAAAAACAATTTCTCTATTCCTGTGAGTGTAAAGCCTGGTGTATATATCGTTACGGTGTATTCGGCCAGTGGGCAAAAGAGGAGTAAGAAGGTGTTTTGTGGTTATTAG
- a CDS encoding ester cyclase, translated as MQTNNNKAIVQRFNKEVIAEGNLQSFLELMHPAFINHTAAPGMDKGAQGVLNTFNNILRPAMPDMQVIIYDQVAEGDLVTTRKAITGTHTGPLLGVPATGKTITIQVIDIVRLREQQYYEHWGINTLSAVVAQLAQA; from the coding sequence ATGCAAACAAATAACAACAAAGCCATTGTGCAGCGGTTTAATAAAGAAGTGATAGCAGAAGGTAACCTGCAAAGCTTTCTTGAGCTGATGCACCCTGCCTTTATAAACCATACCGCCGCGCCCGGCATGGATAAAGGCGCACAGGGCGTGCTCAATACTTTTAATAATATACTACGCCCCGCTATGCCCGATATGCAGGTGATCATTTACGACCAGGTGGCAGAAGGCGATTTGGTTACCACCCGCAAAGCCATTACCGGCACCCACACCGGCCCGTTACTGGGCGTGCCCGCTACCGGCAAAACCATTACTATACAGGTAATAGATATCGTGCGGCTGCGCGAACAACAATACTACGAGCATTGGGGCATCAACACTTTAAGCGCGGTGGTAGCACAATTGGCGCAAGCTTAG
- a CDS encoding nickel-binding protein, with product MPLFMDIHIIPGVKARDVAEAHRQDMLLQGEHECQCMTYWIDEERENVFCLIEAPDKDAVIAMHHKAHGLVPHKIIEVNRNLVESFLGRIYDPENVTVTAEGLKVFTDPSFRILLLATTKDPVLLRYEMGIDKANDVLYSCTQLIRQNLALFNGREVEYPGTDFIASFTSASHAVACALAIRQAAQQEACLKISINAGEPVATNNALFGNTIQFARQLCFTTDNTSIALASVVKEMVAKDHPREQTPAIHHLSLPDENILQQIFHTLETNWQNPGFTVTEFSMAMTMSQSQLYRKTMELTKLSPNILLKTFRLEKARELMREKQHTIAQITFDTGFTSPSYFTRCFKNAYGLLPITYTDLL from the coding sequence ATGCCACTATTTATGGATATTCATATTATTCCAGGCGTAAAGGCCCGGGATGTAGCAGAAGCGCACCGGCAAGACATGCTGCTGCAAGGGGAACATGAATGCCAGTGCATGACCTATTGGATTGACGAAGAACGGGAAAACGTATTCTGCCTTATTGAAGCGCCGGATAAAGATGCGGTGATAGCCATGCACCACAAAGCACACGGCCTGGTACCACATAAAATCATTGAAGTGAACCGCAACCTGGTGGAATCTTTCTTGGGTCGCATCTACGATCCGGAGAATGTTACAGTTACAGCAGAAGGCTTGAAAGTGTTTACAGACCCATCGTTTCGTATTCTTCTTCTCGCTACCACTAAAGACCCAGTACTACTACGCTATGAAATGGGCATTGATAAAGCCAATGATGTATTATATAGCTGTACTCAGCTCATCAGACAAAACCTGGCTCTCTTCAATGGCCGGGAGGTAGAATATCCCGGCACTGATTTCATTGCATCTTTTACTTCCGCCTCCCATGCGGTTGCCTGTGCACTAGCTATCCGGCAAGCTGCACAACAAGAAGCCTGTCTGAAAATAAGCATTAACGCCGGCGAACCTGTTGCTACCAACAACGCCCTGTTTGGCAACACTATACAGTTTGCCCGTCAGCTATGCTTTACAACAGATAACACCTCCATAGCCCTTGCGTCTGTTGTGAAAGAAATGGTAGCCAAAGACCATCCGCGAGAACAGACACCTGCTATTCACCACCTTTCTTTGCCGGATGAAAACATACTGCAACAGATTTTTCATACCCTGGAAACCAATTGGCAAAACCCCGGCTTTACCGTAACTGAATTCTCTATGGCTATGACAATGAGCCAATCGCAGTTATACCGGAAAACAATGGAACTCACAAAGCTTTCGCCTAACATATTATTAAAAACGTTCAGGCTGGAAAAGGCCAGGGAATTAATGAGAGAAAAACAGCATACCATTGCGCAAATAACTTTTGACACCGGCTTTACCAGCCCTTCTTATTTTACCAGGTGCTTTAAAAACGCCTATGGCTTGCTGCCCATCACTTATACTGATCTGTTATAG
- a CDS encoding RluA family pseudouridine synthase: MGADSQSRISYFPEEVIKDIALPERFTFPFYYEPHPLTKIAAAELQHYLDTQANLEHNFGLSADKEGMVIGKMFGVLVVQDAVGKLGYLSAFSGKLAGTNDHPKFVPPVFDMLVEDSFFLKEQEIINTINARIEAINTDESYLRLKQDVQQLSAQSLQEIAACKQLLKINKDNRSQLREQQKEKLAQQEYVLLEEELIKQSLYDKRQLKELTVKWEQLLEQIRTRITQYEKDIEQLKNERKERSASLQQQLFQQYVFLNKAGKHKSLQDIFSKTAFGKPPAGAGECATPKLLQFAFAHGYKPLAMAEFWWGASPKSEIRVHQHFYPACTGKCKPILAHMLEGMEVEENPFLRATDDSVQLAIVYEDDSFVVVNKPHGLRSVPGVDIHDSVYTRLQQVLGNIEPLIVHRLDMDTSGLLVVAKTPEAHKHIQKQFLQRTVSKRYRALLSKVLEPSEGEINLPLAADFFNRPRQLVCFTTGKRSVTRWKVVARYEATTKVDFWPLTGRTHQLRMHSAHELGLNAPIVGDDLYGTSAERMYLHAAYLEFIHPQTRQKVSFEVAEGF; this comes from the coding sequence TTGGGTGCGGATAGTCAAAGCAGGATTTCTTATTTTCCGGAGGAGGTGATAAAAGATATCGCCTTGCCCGAACGGTTTACTTTTCCCTTTTATTACGAGCCGCATCCATTAACAAAAATAGCTGCGGCCGAACTGCAGCATTACCTGGATACCCAGGCTAACCTGGAACATAATTTTGGACTGAGTGCCGATAAAGAAGGGATGGTGATAGGGAAAATGTTTGGTGTGCTGGTGGTACAGGATGCCGTCGGAAAGCTGGGCTATTTATCTGCCTTCTCAGGTAAGCTGGCTGGCACCAACGATCACCCCAAATTTGTACCGCCTGTTTTTGATATGTTGGTAGAAGACAGCTTTTTTCTCAAAGAGCAGGAAATTATCAATACCATCAATGCCCGCATTGAAGCGATAAACACAGATGAATCCTATTTGCGCCTGAAGCAGGATGTGCAGCAATTGTCAGCGCAATCACTGCAGGAAATAGCTGCCTGCAAACAATTATTAAAAATCAATAAGGACAACCGGAGCCAACTGCGTGAGCAGCAAAAAGAGAAGCTGGCTCAGCAGGAATATGTGTTGCTGGAAGAAGAGCTGATAAAACAAAGCCTGTACGATAAACGTCAGTTAAAAGAGCTTACGGTCAAGTGGGAGCAATTGCTGGAGCAAATACGCACCAGGATAACTCAGTACGAGAAAGATATAGAACAGTTGAAAAATGAGCGCAAGGAAAGATCGGCCTCTTTGCAACAACAGCTTTTTCAGCAATATGTGTTTTTAAACAAAGCGGGTAAACACAAAAGCCTGCAGGATATATTCAGTAAAACCGCCTTTGGTAAGCCCCCGGCAGGGGCAGGGGAATGTGCCACGCCTAAGCTGTTGCAGTTTGCATTTGCACATGGCTATAAACCGCTGGCTATGGCCGAGTTTTGGTGGGGAGCTTCGCCTAAGTCGGAGATACGGGTGCATCAGCATTTTTATCCCGCCTGCACAGGTAAGTGCAAACCTATACTGGCACATATGCTGGAAGGTATGGAGGTAGAGGAAAACCCGTTTTTACGCGCTACGGATGACAGCGTTCAGCTGGCAATTGTGTATGAAGATGACAGTTTTGTAGTAGTGAATAAGCCGCACGGGTTGCGCTCTGTGCCCGGGGTGGATATACACGATTCGGTATATACCCGGTTGCAGCAGGTGTTGGGAAACATAGAGCCGCTGATTGTGCACCGGTTAGACATGGATACTTCCGGATTGCTGGTGGTAGCTAAAACCCCGGAGGCGCACAAGCATATTCAGAAACAGTTTCTGCAACGTACCGTAAGCAAACGCTACCGGGCATTATTGTCTAAAGTGCTGGAACCATCAGAAGGAGAAATTAACCTGCCGCTGGCGGCTGATTTTTTCAACCGGCCAAGGCAACTGGTTTGTTTTACCACCGGCAAAAGAAGTGTTACCCGGTGGAAGGTAGTGGCAAGATATGAAGCTACTACCAAGGTAGATTTCTGGCCACTTACAGGACGCACACACCAACTGCGTATGCACTCCGCGCACGAATTGGGATTAAACGCGCCCATAGTCGGAGACGACTTGTATGGCACATCGGCTGAAAGAATGTATCTGCATGCTGCTTACCTCGAATTTATACATCCCCAAACACGGCAGAAAGTAAGCTTTGAAGTAGCGGAAGGTTTTTAA